The following are from one region of the Paenibacillus bovis genome:
- a CDS encoding proline dehydrogenase family protein, with translation MNTINTSAHSESMEKQLADALKSVARRLDIKEYIDRDPVMNQLLKKAADRYVTGEQRQQALHTARELESAGYAVSLEYIGENTQSAEECEQAVQELSALIREAGVDRKGARVSFDLSHIGLLLDTELALRHLLELAQQAEPVGIELFISMEESAKTDRILSVYTRAVRQYPDNIGITLQAQLHRTPEDAVAQLPAGARVRIVKGAYQEPESISMPRSEALDTRYVELVEYVLQQGCRVSVATHDEALIDRMLEILQTAGADRYAEYELLYGIRPELSRRLLDRGQPVRIYLTYGHEWYLYLCHRIAEYPPNLFQAVIDILSEEQPDFVRSYIEKN, from the coding sequence ATGAATACAATAAATACATCAGCACACAGCGAATCCATGGAGAAGCAGCTGGCAGATGCGCTAAAGTCGGTTGCCCGCCGATTGGATATCAAGGAATATATCGATCGTGATCCGGTGATGAACCAACTGCTCAAAAAAGCCGCCGATCGCTATGTTACCGGAGAACAGCGTCAGCAGGCATTACATACAGCCAGGGAGCTGGAAAGCGCAGGATATGCCGTCTCGCTCGAATATATCGGGGAAAATACGCAGAGTGCCGAAGAATGTGAGCAGGCTGTGCAGGAATTGTCTGCGCTGATCCGCGAAGCCGGAGTGGATCGCAAAGGTGCCCGGGTATCCTTTGATCTGTCGCATATCGGGCTGCTGCTGGACACGGAACTGGCGCTGCGTCATCTGTTGGAACTTGCCCAGCAGGCAGAGCCGGTTGGTATAGAGCTGTTTATTAGTATGGAGGAGTCTGCCAAAACCGACCGTATTCTGTCCGTCTATACACGTGCAGTCCGGCAGTATCCGGACAATATCGGTATTACGCTGCAGGCCCAGCTGCACCGGACGCCGGAAGATGCTGTAGCCCAGCTGCCAGCCGGTGCCCGGGTGCGTATCGTCAAAGGCGCTTATCAAGAGCCGGAATCGATCTCTATGCCTCGCTCGGAGGCACTGGATACGCGTTATGTGGAACTGGTGGAGTATGTGCTGCAGCAGGGCTGCCGGGTATCAGTGGCTACACATGATGAAGCACTGATCGACCGGATGCTGGAGATACTGCAGACTGCCGGAGCAGATCGTTATGCAGAGTATGAGCTATTATATGGTATTCGCCCGGAATTAAGCCGGCGTCTACTGGATCGCGGTCAGCCGGTACGCATTTATCTGACATACGGTCATGAATGGTATCTGTATCTGTGCCACCGAATTGCAGAATATCCGCCGAATCTATTCCAGGCTGTAATAGATATACTCAGCGAGGAACAGCCTGATTTTGTACGTTCGTATATCGAAAAGAACTAA
- a CDS encoding alkaline phosphatase: MKKAALSLGAAAVLSVPLFTIGFTTADAAATTAAKKVTAPKNVILFIGDGMGEASRNAIRYATVGKNGTLEMDKMPVSGLVRTSSSDSLVTDSAAAATAIATGVKTYNGAIGMDAKKKPVTTVMELAKKAGMSTGVVTTSQVTDATGAAFGAHVENRSAQSDIAKQYIENSKIDVLLGGGEDFWYPKGTAGAHPDAPAEDPSEGSKGTQGNLVERAKKLGYDYVTDTAEMKASKSGKLLGLFANEEMFQAHNELGNKYNPTVSLPDMTTKALDVLSKNNKGFFLMVEEEGTDEMAHDNDAALTIKAGQQLDKAVKVAKDYAKKHPDTLVLVTADHETGGMVIEEVDADDESGDGESKEDGPFTIAGSKEQFYVDWTTGGHSAVDVALTAMGPGSEEFTGNYQNTAIHDKLVKLLKLK; encoded by the coding sequence ATGAAAAAAGCAGCCCTGTCCCTGGGCGCTGCCGCTGTATTAAGCGTGCCTTTATTTACTATCGGCTTCACTACTGCCGATGCTGCTGCTACGACTGCTGCCAAAAAAGTAACAGCTCCCAAAAATGTCATCCTGTTTATCGGCGATGGTATGGGCGAAGCGAGTCGTAATGCTATCCGCTACGCTACTGTCGGCAAAAATGGCACATTGGAGATGGACAAAATGCCGGTATCCGGCCTTGTACGTACCAGCTCCAGCGACAGTCTGGTGACAGACTCTGCCGCTGCCGCGACGGCTATTGCGACTGGTGTCAAAACGTATAACGGCGCCATCGGCATGGATGCCAAAAAGAAACCGGTAACCACTGTAATGGAACTGGCCAAAAAAGCCGGCATGTCTACAGGTGTCGTAACGACCAGTCAGGTGACAGATGCGACAGGCGCTGCTTTTGGTGCACACGTCGAGAACCGTTCTGCCCAGAGCGATATCGCCAAGCAGTATATTGAGAACAGCAAAATCGACGTTCTGCTCGGCGGCGGCGAAGACTTCTGGTATCCAAAAGGAACCGCTGGTGCTCATCCGGACGCTCCAGCCGAAGATCCGTCAGAAGGCAGCAAAGGCACCCAGGGCAATCTGGTAGAACGCGCCAAAAAGCTGGGCTATGACTACGTAACCGATACTGCCGAGATGAAAGCTTCCAAAAGCGGCAAGCTTCTGGGCCTGTTCGCCAACGAAGAAATGTTCCAGGCACATAACGAGCTGGGCAACAAATACAATCCAACCGTCTCCCTGCCGGACATGACTACCAAAGCACTGGACGTACTGTCCAAAAACAATAAAGGCTTCTTCCTGATGGTAGAAGAAGAAGGCACCGACGAGATGGCGCATGATAACGATGCCGCATTGACGATCAAAGCCGGCCAACAGCTCGACAAAGCCGTCAAAGTCGCCAAAGACTATGCCAAAAAGCACCCTGATACTCTTGTACTCGTAACTGCTGACCACGAGACAGGCGGTATGGTTATCGAGGAAGTCGATGCTGACGATGAGTCTGGTGACGGCGAATCCAAGGAAGATGGACCATTCACGATCGCTGGTTCCAAAGAACAGTTCTATGTGGACTGGACTACAGGCGGACACAGTGCAGTCGATGTAGCACTGACAGCTATGGGCCCGGGCTCCGAAGAATTTACCGGTAACTACCAGAATACAGCTATCCACGACAAACTGGTCAAATTGCTGAAACTCAAGTAA
- the thiC gene encoding phosphomethylpyrimidine synthase ThiC, with amino-acid sequence MTIFQTPLPGSRKVYIQGSRADIQVPVREIALSDSEIRGEIVPNGPLHIYDSSGPYTDPGQEVNIRQGLAPLRQNWIAERMDTVHYEGRHVRPQDNGFQSSEREARQGAELFPQNDRQPKAALPGANVTQLHYARQGIITPEMEFIALREGMEPEFVRSEVAAGRAVIPSNINHPESEPMIIGRHFHVKINANIGNSAVASSIEEEVEKMTWAIRWGADTIMDLSTGKNIHTTREWIIRNSPVPVGTVPIYQALEKVNGRAEDLSWEVFRDTLIEQAEQGVDYFTIHAGVLLRYIPLTANRVTGIVSRGGSIMAAWCLAHHRENFLYTHFEEICEIMKRYDITFSLGDGLRPGSIADANDEAQFAELDTLGELTHIAWKHDVQVMIEGPGHVPIHLIKENMDRQLEVCDEAPFYTLGPLTTDIAPGYDHITSAIGAAMIGWYGTAMLCYVTPKEHLGLPNREDVKEGVIAYKIAAHAADLAKGHPQARKRDDALSRARFEFRWRDQFHLSLDPERAMSYHDETLPAEGAKSAHFCSMCGPKFCSMKITQDIRDQYGDTQVEQAMQEKSQEFKAGGSRIYS; translated from the coding sequence ATGACTATTTTTCAGACCCCATTACCCGGCAGCCGTAAAGTATACATTCAGGGTTCACGTGCCGATATTCAGGTACCCGTACGCGAGATTGCTTTATCAGACAGCGAGATTCGCGGAGAGATCGTTCCCAATGGACCGCTGCATATTTATGATTCCAGCGGTCCTTATACCGATCCCGGACAGGAAGTGAATATCCGGCAGGGACTGGCTCCGCTTCGGCAGAACTGGATCGCAGAGCGAATGGATACGGTACACTACGAAGGCCGCCATGTACGTCCCCAGGATAACGGATTCCAGAGCAGTGAGCGCGAAGCCCGGCAGGGTGCCGAACTATTCCCGCAGAATGATCGGCAGCCGAAGGCGGCACTGCCTGGCGCCAATGTGACCCAGCTGCATTATGCACGACAGGGGATTATTACGCCGGAGATGGAGTTTATCGCCCTGCGTGAAGGCATGGAGCCTGAATTTGTCCGCTCCGAAGTGGCTGCCGGACGGGCGGTCATTCCGTCCAATATCAACCACCCCGAGAGTGAGCCGATGATTATCGGTCGTCATTTTCATGTAAAAATCAATGCCAATATCGGCAACTCGGCTGTCGCTTCCTCGATCGAAGAAGAAGTAGAGAAGATGACCTGGGCGATCCGCTGGGGAGCCGATACAATCATGGATCTATCTACCGGCAAAAATATTCATACAACAAGGGAATGGATCATTCGCAATTCACCGGTACCGGTAGGTACGGTTCCTATTTATCAGGCACTGGAAAAGGTCAATGGCCGGGCGGAAGATCTGAGCTGGGAAGTATTCCGTGATACGCTGATCGAGCAGGCCGAGCAAGGTGTGGATTATTTTACGATTCATGCCGGTGTACTGCTGCGCTATATTCCGCTGACAGCCAATCGGGTGACCGGCATTGTCAGTCGGGGCGGATCGATTATGGCAGCATGGTGTCTGGCGCATCATCGGGAGAATTTTCTATATACGCATTTCGAAGAGATTTGCGAAATTATGAAGCGTTATGATATCACTTTCTCCCTCGGTGACGGGCTGCGTCCCGGATCGATTGCGGATGCGAACGACGAAGCCCAGTTTGCGGAGCTGGATACACTCGGTGAGCTGACCCATATCGCCTGGAAGCACGATGTACAGGTAATGATCGAAGGACCGGGGCATGTGCCGATTCATCTGATCAAGGAAAATATGGACCGCCAGCTGGAAGTATGCGACGAAGCGCCCTTTTACACACTGGGTCCGTTAACGACCGATATTGCTCCCGGCTATGACCATATCACCTCCGCGATCGGTGCAGCGATGATCGGCTGGTATGGTACCGCGATGCTCTGCTATGTTACACCCAAGGAGCATCTGGGACTGCCCAATCGCGAGGACGTCAAAGAAGGCGTAATCGCCTACAAAATTGCCGCCCATGCCGCCGACCTCGCCAAAGGCCATCCGCAGGCGCGCAAGCGGGATGATGCCCTGTCGAGAGCACGGTTCGAGTTCCGCTGGCGGGATCAGTTCCACCTCTCTCTCGATCCGGAACGTGCTATGAGTTACCATGACGAGACGCTGCCTGCCGAAGGGGCCAAAAGCGCTCATTTCTGCTCTATGTGTGGTCCCAAATTCTGCAGCATGAAAATTACCCAGGATATCCGTGATCAGTATGGTGATACGCAGGTCGAACAGGCGATGCAGGAAAAGTCGCAGGAATTCAAAGCAGGCGGCAGCCGCATTTACAGTTGA
- a CDS encoding VC0807 family protein: MSAMPGRKYIIMTLIINGLIPWLIYILLKPYMSSLTALSIATVVPLLDNLIHLYRHRNLDVFGSIMLFTFVLSLVMVLLGGSEKLLLMRESFITAGVGALFLGSLLMRRPLIYHMVSRFTPNVDGEKNWQYPYFRNVMRNMTLMWGIILVLEALTKIFMIAELSTAVVLAFSSVVSYGFIGLAILLTIVYRRRSATRLRQIKPPVS, from the coding sequence ATGTCCGCAATGCCTGGCCGAAAATACATTATCATGACCCTGATTATCAATGGATTGATTCCATGGTTGATCTATATTCTGCTCAAACCGTACATGAGCAGTCTTACAGCCCTATCTATTGCGACCGTGGTGCCTCTGCTGGATAATCTGATCCATCTGTACCGGCACCGGAATCTGGATGTATTTGGAAGCATTATGCTGTTTACCTTTGTTCTGTCGCTCGTGATGGTATTGCTCGGAGGCAGCGAGAAGCTGCTGTTGATGCGTGAGTCCTTTATTACAGCCGGGGTAGGAGCGTTGTTTCTGGGATCGTTATTGATGAGAAGACCGCTCATTTATCATATGGTCAGCCGATTCACACCCAATGTAGATGGGGAAAAGAACTGGCAATATCCGTATTTCCGGAACGTTATGCGCAATATGACGCTGATGTGGGGGATCATTCTGGTACTGGAAGCACTGACCAAAATATTCATGATTGCGGAGCTGAGTACAGCGGTAGTTCTGGCATTCTCCAGTGTGGTATCGTATGGATTTATCGGACTGGCGATCCTGCTGACGATCGTCTACCGCCGTCGTTCTGCGACAAGACTTCGGCAGATCAAGCCTCCTGTTTCCTGA
- a CDS encoding MOSC domain-containing protein, with product MSQNPSISWIESTQSITVESVLVADTKGSFVTRALPEIPVELAGIPGDRHYGLLRRADARQKIYKRGTMIANRRQISIVSYEECLEIAQRMNLPEIRPEWLGANLMIRGLEQLTLLPAGARLLFPDGTGLICEGENVPCRKPAKMIESILEQPGVASRFMPAAKKRRGIVCSVEREGMIRQGDTIQIITAHL from the coding sequence ATGAGCCAGAACCCATCCATTTCGTGGATAGAATCTACCCAATCGATTACCGTAGAAAGTGTGTTGGTTGCAGATACAAAAGGCAGCTTTGTGACACGCGCGTTGCCGGAGATTCCGGTCGAGCTGGCCGGAATTCCAGGCGATCGGCATTATGGACTGCTGCGCCGTGCAGATGCTCGTCAGAAAATATACAAACGCGGCACAATGATTGCGAATCGCCGCCAGATCAGTATCGTTTCCTACGAAGAATGTCTGGAGATTGCGCAGCGTATGAATCTGCCGGAGATACGGCCGGAGTGGCTTGGTGCCAATCTGATGATACGCGGACTGGAGCAGCTGACCCTGCTGCCTGCAGGAGCAAGGCTGTTATTTCCAGATGGAACCGGTCTGATCTGTGAAGGGGAAAATGTACCCTGCCGCAAGCCTGCCAAAATGATAGAAAGTATCCTCGAACAGCCAGGAGTGGCTTCCCGGTTTATGCCAGCCGCCAAAAAACGTCGCGGTATCGTCTGCTCGGTAGAGCGGGAAGGTATGATTCGCCAGGGAGATACTATACAGATCATCACCGCCCATTTATGA
- a CDS encoding DEAD/DEAH box helicase: MSTEFNLPAIQRWCGQTAYNKGMAYYRSGKVSFTRYDDHRRQYEASVQIRANQQEQVHLHFDEAGKAHAHCTCPSLASYTAYCQHVAAVMIHVYESGELGMPPLLHTAGSVGAAVNPEPDKLPVPADEGKDNQLAEELLSLFTSPPRRPGGRRTYFETRTALQVEWICRPVAYGNGQYRLGLEMKAGLKRPYVVQHIHEFLECVRSRRSYVFSARFTYDPELHSFSREDDEVIRQLLLIQRDEQPDQSIDQWAGKGKSSRRSAPGVAGQPNQRMLIIPVSHWPHLLQAIGHAPVARLEYQEQTFEGITHHLGPLPLYFELDLLNEGKEPGATASQLPASSRGRFAVDTMYQLRVEGIQQMIVLESYGMVMYNGEFISLNEEDCRRLSGLQQLLAASNTEQHRLLIPPEQLESLVQQVIPGLTRLGNVQMTRRVSEIVVQTPLQARLYLDRVRDRLLAGLEFQYGDVIINPLNPTPAQEDERILLRDGEKEEEILKLMDEASFAATEGGYFLTDEEAEYEFLYHIVPRLEQLVKIYATSVVKSRIQDPLAAPRITVHTDSRHDWLEFKFELDGIPESAIIQVLKSLQEQRRYYRLPTGAFLPLEDEQFRQAADFIRRTGMALPPDEQALEDGVLFRIPVIHGLEALDAADQNEVFCFDRSVRKLLESIRHPDLYDAPVPPSLAPILRDYQQYGYQWLRTLAHYGFGGILADDMGLGKTLQSITFIASVLSEIRSSGEPAIIVAPASLTYNWQYEFRRFAPDIRTTIIDGSRMQRQQQWQEIHRSDNSGLESDVIITSYPLLRRDMEYAGQGSFHTMILDEAQSFKNALTQTARAVKQIQARHRFALTGTPIENSIYELWSIMHVIMPGLLGTRKEFADLEARTIAKRVRPFILRRMKSDVLKELPDKLETTHVSELLPEQKKIYAAYLAQLQQDALEHLYEKNFAEYQIRILAGLTRLRQICCHPGLFVQDYEGGSAKLAQLLEIVNDYRDAGKRILVFSQFTGMLSRIREELRQYNVPYFYLDGSTPSAERVELCRRFNEGEQDVFLISLKAGGTGLNLTGADTVILYDLWWNPAVEEQAADRAHRMGQQNRVQVIRMVARGTVEEKMLELQQSKKDLIDEIIQPGQSATPVLTEQDIRELLMI; this comes from the coding sequence ATGAGTACTGAATTTAATCTGCCTGCTATTCAGCGATGGTGCGGCCAAACTGCCTACAACAAAGGAATGGCTTATTATCGTTCGGGAAAGGTGTCTTTTACCCGTTACGATGATCATCGGAGACAATATGAAGCTAGCGTGCAGATTCGGGCGAATCAGCAGGAGCAGGTGCATTTGCATTTTGATGAAGCAGGCAAGGCACATGCGCATTGTACCTGCCCATCGCTGGCTTCCTATACCGCCTACTGCCAGCATGTGGCAGCGGTGATGATTCATGTCTATGAGTCGGGAGAGCTGGGCATGCCGCCGCTTTTGCATACCGCAGGCTCTGTAGGAGCAGCAGTCAATCCGGAGCCGGACAAGCTGCCGGTTCCTGCCGACGAGGGCAAAGACAACCAGCTGGCCGAGGAACTACTCAGTCTGTTCACAAGCCCGCCCAGACGACCTGGCGGCCGAAGAACCTACTTTGAGACTCGTACGGCATTGCAGGTGGAATGGATCTGCCGACCTGTTGCTTATGGCAATGGACAATACCGGCTTGGTCTGGAAATGAAAGCAGGACTGAAGCGTCCTTATGTTGTGCAGCATATTCATGAATTTCTGGAATGTGTGCGCAGCCGGAGAAGCTACGTATTCTCGGCACGATTCACCTATGATCCGGAGCTGCATAGCTTTAGCCGGGAAGATGATGAAGTTATCCGGCAGCTGCTGCTGATTCAGCGCGATGAACAGCCGGATCAGTCGATAGACCAATGGGCAGGGAAAGGTAAAAGTAGCCGCCGTTCGGCGCCTGGTGTAGCAGGTCAGCCCAACCAGCGAATGCTGATCATCCCGGTATCCCATTGGCCCCATCTGCTGCAGGCGATTGGGCATGCACCAGTCGCCCGGCTGGAATATCAGGAGCAGACGTTTGAAGGTATCACCCATCATTTGGGACCACTGCCGCTGTATTTTGAACTGGATCTTCTGAATGAGGGAAAAGAGCCAGGAGCGACTGCGAGCCAGCTACCTGCGTCCTCCCGCGGTCGCTTTGCAGTGGATACGATGTATCAGCTGCGTGTAGAGGGGATTCAGCAGATGATCGTGCTGGAATCGTATGGAATGGTTATGTATAACGGTGAATTTATCTCGCTCAATGAAGAGGATTGCCGCCGGTTAAGCGGACTGCAGCAGCTGCTGGCAGCTTCGAATACTGAGCAGCACCGGCTTCTTATTCCACCGGAGCAGCTGGAATCGCTGGTACAGCAGGTTATTCCGGGACTCACCCGACTGGGTAATGTCCAGATGACCCGCCGGGTATCGGAGATTGTCGTACAGACCCCGCTGCAGGCAAGACTGTATCTCGACCGTGTACGCGACCGGCTGCTGGCAGGTTTGGAGTTCCAATATGGCGACGTCATTATTAATCCGCTGAATCCTACACCGGCACAGGAGGACGAACGAATCCTGCTGCGTGATGGCGAAAAAGAAGAAGAAATTCTGAAGCTGATGGACGAAGCTTCTTTTGCTGCTACCGAGGGCGGTTATTTCCTCACCGATGAAGAGGCGGAGTATGAGTTCCTGTATCATATCGTCCCCCGTCTGGAGCAGCTGGTCAAGATCTATGCCACTTCTGTAGTGAAATCGAGAATCCAGGACCCGCTCGCTGCGCCGCGCATTACTGTGCACACGGATTCCCGTCATGACTGGCTGGAATTCAAATTTGAACTGGATGGTATTCCGGAATCGGCTATTATCCAGGTGCTCAAATCGCTGCAGGAGCAGCGCCGATATTATCGTCTGCCTACAGGAGCCTTTTTGCCGCTGGAAGACGAGCAGTTTCGGCAGGCAGCTGACTTTATCCGCCGTACGGGTATGGCACTGCCTCCTGATGAACAAGCCCTCGAAGACGGAGTACTGTTTCGCATCCCGGTTATCCATGGACTGGAAGCGCTCGATGCCGCAGATCAGAATGAAGTGTTTTGCTTTGACCGTTCGGTAAGAAAACTGCTGGAAAGTATCCGCCATCCCGATCTGTATGATGCGCCTGTTCCGCCATCGCTGGCACCGATTCTGCGGGATTATCAGCAGTATGGCTATCAATGGCTGCGGACGCTGGCGCATTATGGATTTGGCGGTATTCTGGCAGATGATATGGGGCTGGGCAAGACGCTGCAAAGTATTACTTTTATCGCTTCGGTATTATCGGAGATTCGCAGTAGCGGCGAGCCGGCAATTATTGTGGCGCCTGCTTCGCTAACGTACAACTGGCAGTATGAATTCCGCCGCTTTGCGCCCGATATTCGTACGACGATTATCGATGGCAGCCGAATGCAGCGTCAGCAGCAGTGGCAGGAGATCCATCGCTCGGACAATAGTGGATTGGAGTCAGATGTTATTATTACGTCCTATCCACTGCTGCGCCGGGATATGGAATATGCCGGGCAGGGTTCATTTCATACGATGATTCTGGATGAAGCGCAGTCTTTCAAAAATGCACTCACCCAGACGGCCCGTGCGGTCAAGCAGATTCAGGCACGACACCGATTTGCGCTGACCGGTACACCTATCGAAAATTCCATCTATGAACTGTGGTCGATTATGCATGTGATTATGCCAGGACTGCTCGGTACGCGCAAGGAATTTGCCGATCTGGAAGCTCGCACGATTGCCAAGCGGGTCCGTCCATTTATACTGAGACGGATGAAATCAGACGTATTAAAAGAATTACCGGACAAGCTGGAGACGACGCATGTATCCGAGCTGCTGCCCGAACAGAAAAAAATCTATGCCGCTTATCTGGCACAGCTGCAGCAGGATGCCCTGGAGCATCTGTATGAGAAAAATTTTGCTGAATACCAGATTCGTATACTGGCCGGCCTCACCCGTCTGCGCCAGATCTGCTGTCATCCCGGTCTATTTGTACAGGATTATGAAGGAGGCTCTGCCAAACTGGCACAGCTGCTGGAGATTGTGAACGATTACCGGGATGCCGGCAAACGAATACTCGTCTTCTCCCAGTTTACAGGCATGTTATCCCGTATTCGCGAAGAACTGCGTCAGTACAATGTGCCTTATTTTTATCTGGATGGGTCTACGCCTTCAGCAGAGCGGGTGGAATTGTGCCGAAGATTTAACGAAGGAGAGCAGGATGTGTTCCTGATTTCACTCAAAGCGGGAGGAACCGGACTGAATCTGACGGGAGCCGATACGGTAATACTGTATGACCTGTGGTGGAATCCGGCTGTAGAGGAACAGGCGGCTGACCGGGCACACCGGATGGGGCAACAGAATCGGGTGCAGGTCATTCGCATGGTAGCCAGAGGAACGGTAGAGGAGAAAATGCTGGAATTGCAGCAGAGCAAAAAAGATTTGATCGACGAAATTATCCAACCCGGTCAAAGTGCAACGCCTGTGCTGACCGAGCAGGATATCCGGGAACTACTGATGATTTAG
- a CDS encoding HD-GYP domain-containing protein, with the protein MRLAKKIYNDDGVVLLSEGVELTSGIIRKLYNHGLDYIYIQDKDTDDVIVRDIVSPDTKRQALREIRTHFRSLADPAFQKATYPIIGKSFAGIIDTIISEISADPEVMVMLMSMHTKDNYLYYHSLNVCIYTLLLGKVHGYSQEEMKVLGIGSLLHDVGKAYIPNEVLFKPGRLTDAEYNIIKLHTEYGYKMLKDEPGIPLLAAHCAYQHHERLNGSGYPRGLQEHEIHEYAKWIGIADSYDALTTSRVYRAAMLPHEALEVLYSGSGSLYDKDMLAIFKSRIAIYPIGLTVTLSNGLKGVVVHIHSAIPQRPIVRILYNEAGERIMAPFDMDLLAHHTVMVTAVEGMNAHMPAPIT; encoded by the coding sequence ATGCGACTCGCAAAAAAAATATATAATGATGATGGCGTTGTTCTTCTCTCCGAGGGGGTAGAACTGACCTCCGGCATTATTCGCAAGCTATATAACCATGGTCTGGACTATATCTATATTCAGGATAAAGATACGGATGATGTAATTGTCCGCGATATTGTCTCCCCGGATACCAAACGCCAAGCACTACGCGAGATCCGTACACATTTTCGGAGTCTCGCTGATCCAGCGTTTCAAAAAGCAACCTATCCGATTATCGGCAAGTCCTTTGCCGGCATTATCGATACGATTATCAGTGAGATCAGTGCCGACCCGGAAGTTATGGTTATGCTGATGAGCATGCATACCAAGGACAACTATCTGTATTACCACTCGCTCAATGTATGCATCTACACGCTGCTGCTGGGAAAAGTACATGGTTACTCCCAGGAGGAAATGAAGGTGCTGGGTATCGGCTCTCTCCTGCATGATGTAGGCAAAGCCTATATCCCGAACGAAGTGCTGTTCAAGCCGGGCAGACTGACCGATGCAGAGTATAATATCATCAAGCTTCACACCGAGTACGGCTACAAAATGCTAAAAGACGAGCCTGGCATCCCGCTGCTGGCTGCGCACTGCGCCTACCAGCATCATGAACGGCTCAACGGCAGCGGTTATCCACGCGGCCTGCAAGAACACGAAATTCATGAATATGCCAAATGGATCGGTATTGCCGACTCCTACGATGCGCTGACGACCAGCCGGGTTTATCGCGCGGCCATGCTGCCTCATGAAGCGCTGGAAGTACTGTATTCCGGCTCTGGCAGTCTGTACGACAAGGACATGCTGGCGATCTTCAAAAGCCGGATTGCTATTTATCCAATTGGTCTTACCGTCACGCTGAGCAATGGCTTGAAAGGCGTGGTCGTGCATATTCATTCCGCGATTCCACAGCGCCCGATTGTACGCATTTTGTATAACGAAGCCGGTGAACGGATCATGGCACCTTTTGATATGGATTTGCTGGCGCACCATACCGTAATGGTGACCGCGGTAGAAGGCATGAACGCCCATATGCCTGCCCCTATCACTTGA
- a CDS encoding SDR family oxidoreductase: MELGLYGKSVFVAAGSKGLGKASALEFAREGALVTIASRSMEHLTKAAKEIEAATGQQVHTVRMDVSDPEQIEQGTRSALDKYGRLDVLVTNAGGPPAGTFADMDDAQWQSAFEKNLLSTIRLIRAAIPSLQAAGGGRIVNIASSSVKQPIDGLILSNIFRAGIQALTKSLASEYAADHILINTVAPGRIATERIMELDQKRADMEQRAIEEIQTESLRQIPLGRLGTPEEFGRMVAFYGSFANTYVTGQSLLVDGGTIRAY; the protein is encoded by the coding sequence ATGGAACTCGGATTATATGGAAAATCGGTATTTGTGGCAGCAGGCAGCAAAGGTCTCGGAAAGGCAAGTGCACTGGAGTTCGCCAGAGAAGGCGCACTGGTGACGATAGCCAGCCGCAGTATGGAGCATCTGACAAAAGCGGCAAAGGAGATTGAGGCAGCTACCGGACAGCAGGTACATACGGTCCGTATGGATGTCAGTGATCCGGAACAGATCGAGCAGGGAACCCGGAGTGCGCTGGACAAATATGGACGGCTCGATGTGCTGGTAACCAATGCAGGCGGACCTCCTGCCGGGACGTTTGCAGATATGGATGATGCGCAGTGGCAAAGTGCGTTCGAGAAGAATCTGCTCAGTACGATCCGGCTGATCCGTGCAGCAATTCCTTCTCTTCAGGCAGCAGGTGGCGGACGAATCGTAAATATCGCTTCTTCTTCGGTCAAGCAGCCCATTGATGGATTGATCCTCTCCAATATATTCCGTGCCGGCATTCAGGCACTCACCAAAAGTCTGGCTTCGGAATATGCAGCCGATCATATCCTGATCAATACGGTAGCACCGGGCCGTATAGCAACCGAGCGCATTATGGAGCTGGACCAGAAGCGCGCCGACATGGAACAGCGTGCAATCGAAGAAATACAGACCGAATCGCTGCGCCAGATTCCACTGGGACGATTGGGTACACCCGAAGAATTCGGCCGGATGGTTGCTTTTTACGGCTCCTTTGCCAATACGTATGTGACTGGACAATCCCTGCTGGTAGATGGAGGAACGATCCGGGCGTATTGA
- a CDS encoding cupin domain-containing protein, which translates to MSNIGIWELVEPGVRRKVFEPGTSLMMMEVHFEAGAQSAEHSHPHEQMTYCMKGLFRFVIDGKAYELSAGKALNIPAGAVHSARALAPGILLDTFTPVREDIVRTV; encoded by the coding sequence TTGAGTAATATTGGAATCTGGGAATTGGTGGAGCCGGGGGTACGACGTAAAGTATTTGAACCGGGAACGTCTTTGATGATGATGGAAGTCCACTTTGAAGCCGGTGCGCAGAGTGCCGAGCATTCGCATCCGCATGAGCAGATGACTTACTGTATGAAAGGACTGTTCCGCTTTGTGATCGACGGTAAAGCCTATGAGCTGAGTGCAGGCAAAGCGCTGAATATTCCGGCTGGTGCGGTTCATTCTGCCCGTGCGCTGGCTCCTGGCATCCTTCTGGATACATTTACTCCAGTGCGTGAGGATATTGTCAGAACCGTGTAA